In Paractinoplanes brasiliensis, the following proteins share a genomic window:
- a CDS encoding DUF952 domain-containing protein, protein MILHMVPRAAWEAAQAAGVYEGDTLAIEGFIHCSTEHQVHKPANFLFPGRDDILLLVIDESRLPVELTWEDSDGEVFPHLYAPLPLDAVAAVHEYHPEPDGSFRPPTRL, encoded by the coding sequence ATGATCCTGCACATGGTCCCGCGCGCCGCGTGGGAAGCGGCCCAGGCGGCCGGCGTCTACGAGGGTGACACCTTGGCCATCGAGGGTTTCATCCACTGCTCCACCGAACACCAGGTCCACAAGCCGGCCAACTTCCTCTTCCCCGGCCGCGACGACATCCTGCTCCTGGTGATCGACGAATCCCGCCTGCCGGTCGAGCTCACCTGGGAGGACTCCGACGGCGAGGTCTTCCCCCACCTGTACGCACCCCTGCCCCTGGACGCCGTAGCGGCAGTCCACGAATACCACCCCGAGCCGGACGGCTCGTTCCGGCCGCCGACAAGGCTGTAG
- the rpmF gene encoding 50S ribosomal protein L32, translating to MAVPKRKMSRSNTRSRRANWKATAVSTVACPQCKSPKLPHTACSVCGTYNGRQVLEV from the coding sequence GTGGCCGTCCCCAAGCGCAAGATGTCGCGCAGCAATACCCGGTCTCGCCGGGCGAACTGGAAGGCGACCGCGGTCTCGACCGTGGCCTGCCCCCAGTGCAAGTCGCCGAAGCTGCCGCACACCGCCTGCTCGGTCTGCGGCACCTACAACGGCCGTCAGGTCCTAGAGGTCTGA
- a CDS encoding Lrp/AsnC ligand binding domain-containing protein, with the protein MVQAYILIQTEVGRAHDVAAAIGKIPGVVRVDAVTGPYDVVVLAEAHTVDDLGGLIVSKVQYVPGIMRTLTCSVVNL; encoded by the coding sequence GTGGTACAGGCATACATCCTGATCCAAACTGAGGTCGGAAGGGCCCATGACGTGGCCGCCGCGATCGGCAAAATCCCCGGTGTGGTGCGTGTCGACGCCGTCACCGGCCCGTATGACGTCGTTGTTCTCGCCGAGGCGCACACGGTGGACGACCTCGGCGGGCTCATTGTGAGCAAGGTCCAGTACGTACCCGGCATCATGCGGACGCTCACCTGCTCCGTGGTAAACCTCTGA
- the rsmD gene encoding 16S rRNA (guanine(966)-N(2))-methyltransferase RsmD has protein sequence MTRIIAGSHGGRRLSAPAGALTRPTSDRVREAFFSALDSMIDLKGARFVDLYAGSGAVGLEAISRGASYALLVESDARAARVIRDNIVALRVGSAARLITGKVAQVVAGPPEGGAYDVVFADPPYAVTDAELVEVQQSLIDFGWLAPDAVVILERATRGGSVSWVDGVTADRSRKYGETTLWYGRRS, from the coding sequence ATGACCAGGATCATCGCCGGTTCGCACGGCGGGCGGCGACTGTCCGCTCCGGCCGGTGCGCTGACCCGCCCGACGTCGGACAGGGTGCGTGAGGCGTTCTTCAGCGCGCTCGATTCGATGATCGATCTGAAGGGCGCCCGGTTCGTTGATCTTTACGCCGGTTCGGGGGCGGTCGGACTCGAGGCGATCTCCCGGGGGGCAAGCTATGCCCTTCTGGTCGAATCGGACGCTCGGGCGGCCCGCGTCATCCGCGACAACATCGTCGCGCTGAGGGTCGGCAGCGCCGCGCGTCTGATCACGGGCAAGGTCGCCCAGGTGGTCGCCGGTCCGCCCGAGGGGGGCGCGTACGACGTGGTGTTCGCCGACCCGCCGTACGCGGTGACCGACGCCGAGCTCGTCGAGGTGCAACAGTCGCTGATCGACTTCGGCTGGCTGGCTCCGGACGCGGTCGTGATCCTCGAGCGGGCCACCCGCGGCGGCTCAGTGAGCTGGGTGGACGGCGTCACTGCCGACCGCAGCCGCAAGTACGGGGAGACCACGCTTTGGTACGGTCGCCGATCATGA
- a CDS encoding GNAT family N-acetyltransferase: protein MRALLVDVLGELSERYGGSGDDTPIAAADFTAPNGAFFVADDGERLVGCAGWRRHGDDAELKRMFTARSARGQGLGRRMLATIEESARQAGCRRVILETGDKQPEAVRLYVSAGYSRIEDFGFYAGHEGVLSYAKPL, encoded by the coding sequence GTGCGGGCGCTGCTTGTCGACGTGCTCGGCGAACTTTCCGAACGTTACGGCGGCAGCGGCGACGACACCCCGATCGCGGCCGCCGACTTCACCGCCCCGAACGGCGCGTTCTTCGTCGCCGACGACGGCGAGCGCCTGGTCGGATGCGCCGGTTGGCGCCGCCACGGCGACGACGCCGAGCTGAAGCGCATGTTCACGGCCCGATCCGCCCGAGGCCAGGGCCTGGGGCGCCGCATGCTGGCCACCATCGAGGAGTCAGCTCGCCAGGCCGGCTGCCGCAGAGTGATATTGGAAACCGGCGACAAGCAGCCCGAGGCCGTGAGGCTGTATGTCTCGGCGGGATATTCACGGATCGAGGATTTCGGGTTCTACGCGGGGCACGAAGGGGTGCTTTCCTACGCGAAACCCCTATGA
- a CDS encoding thiamine-phosphate kinase has translation MSIAEAGEFGLIARVVARLENGPATLLGPGDDSAIVAAPDGRIVASTDVLVEGRHFRRDWSSGADVGHRAAAANLADIAAMGAVPTALLIGLCAPNDLDLAWAEDLAGGLSDEAARTGASVVGGDTSFSPTLTIAVTALGDLGGQAPVLRSGAQPGDVIALAGRIGHAAAGYTVLSRGFRTPKALVEAYRRPVVPYAAGPAAARAGATAMIDVSDGLLQDLGHIANASVVGVDVRTGAFEVSSQMRDAAAALGVDPLQWILAGGDDHALAATFPPGVELPAGWTVVGKVHEGTGVTVDGKPWSGPVGWDHFR, from the coding sequence GTGAGCATTGCCGAGGCCGGAGAGTTCGGGCTCATCGCCCGGGTGGTCGCCCGGCTCGAGAACGGTCCGGCGACCCTGCTCGGCCCGGGCGACGACAGCGCGATCGTCGCCGCCCCCGACGGCCGGATCGTCGCCTCCACCGACGTCCTGGTCGAGGGCCGCCACTTCCGCCGCGACTGGTCGTCCGGCGCCGACGTGGGCCACCGGGCGGCCGCGGCGAACCTCGCCGACATAGCCGCCATGGGGGCTGTGCCGACCGCGCTGCTGATCGGGCTGTGCGCGCCCAACGACCTCGACCTGGCCTGGGCCGAGGACCTGGCGGGCGGGCTCTCCGACGAGGCGGCCCGCACAGGCGCGTCGGTGGTCGGGGGCGACACGTCGTTCAGCCCGACGCTCACGATCGCGGTGACAGCCCTGGGCGACCTGGGCGGCCAGGCGCCCGTCCTGCGCAGCGGCGCCCAGCCCGGCGACGTGATCGCGCTGGCCGGCCGGATCGGGCACGCGGCGGCGGGTTACACCGTGCTGTCCCGGGGCTTCCGCACCCCGAAAGCGCTGGTGGAGGCGTACCGGCGTCCGGTTGTCCCCTACGCGGCCGGTCCCGCGGCGGCCCGCGCGGGCGCGACGGCGATGATCGACGTGTCCGACGGTCTCCTGCAGGATCTGGGGCACATCGCGAACGCCAGTGTCGTCGGCGTCGACGTGCGGACCGGCGCTTTCGAGGTGTCCAGCCAGATGCGCGACGCCGCGGCGGCCCTCGGCGTCGACCCGCTGCAGTGGATCCTCGCCGGTGGCGACGATCACGCGCTGGCCGCCACTTTCCCGCCCGGCGTCGAGCTGCCCGCCGGCTGGACGGTCGTCGGCAAGGTCCATGAAGGCACCGGGGTCACCGTCGACGGCAAGCCGTGGAGCGGGCCGGTGGGCTGGGACCATTTTCGCTAG
- a CDS encoding DAK2 domain-containing protein, translating into MLETLDAAAVRRWCGGGLSALRAHQREIDELNVYPVPDGDTGTNLVLTLTSAQQALEAADALEDAVEPVGAADQPVPPARALSRMARGALLGARGNSGVIVSQILRGMADGLAASAAVRGADLARALRSASEAAYAAVARPVEGTVLSVVAAAADAAGRLKSDDLVAVARVAARAAAEALARTPQQLPALARAGVVDAGGRGLVVLLEALVDALMSADDRRSPESHIRESSDLNPAPNHPADPTHRASDGHAPLERNGQPSGGSAPHAADGSVPHAADGSVPHAADGSALHVADGSALHVAGGSAPQVAGGSAPHAADGSVPHAADGSAPYVAGGSAPHAHAAPVAGEGAYGYEVQYLLDAHADAVARLKGELSTLGDSLAIVGTGEPGTATWNVHIHVPAAGIGPAVEAGVVAGRPHRITVTPLDQAQHGQPTGRGAVVVAAGDGLTSLFEAEGATVVGRNPSTAEMLDAIARSGAHCVVLLPNDANTHAVAVAAAREAEKLGRQVSVVPTRSPVQALAALAVRDPERPFADDVIAMAEAAGACRYGEVCTAQRDSLTVAGPCRAGDLLGLVDGEVHVIGDDLAQVSAHLLDRMLGGGGELATLVLGADAPAGLEHVLRDHVGRGWPFVELHCYAGGQPRYHLLVGVE; encoded by the coding sequence GTGCTGGAGACGCTGGACGCCGCTGCTGTCCGCCGCTGGTGTGGCGGAGGGCTCAGTGCGCTTCGGGCTCATCAGCGCGAGATCGACGAGCTGAATGTCTACCCTGTGCCCGACGGGGACACGGGCACCAACCTTGTGCTCACGCTCACCTCGGCGCAGCAGGCGCTGGAGGCCGCTGACGCCCTCGAGGACGCCGTCGAGCCGGTCGGCGCCGCGGATCAGCCGGTGCCACCGGCCCGTGCGCTGAGCCGGATGGCTCGGGGTGCGCTCCTGGGTGCTCGGGGCAATTCGGGCGTCATCGTGTCGCAGATCCTGCGGGGCATGGCCGATGGCCTGGCCGCGTCGGCTGCCGTGCGGGGGGCCGATCTGGCGCGGGCGCTGCGGTCGGCTTCCGAGGCCGCCTATGCCGCCGTGGCCCGGCCGGTCGAGGGCACGGTTTTGTCGGTGGTGGCGGCCGCCGCCGATGCCGCGGGCCGTTTGAAGTCCGATGATCTGGTCGCCGTGGCCCGGGTCGCCGCCCGCGCCGCCGCCGAGGCCCTCGCTCGCACACCTCAGCAGCTGCCCGCTCTCGCCCGCGCCGGAGTGGTCGACGCCGGCGGCCGCGGCCTGGTTGTCCTGCTCGAAGCCCTGGTCGATGCCCTGATGTCAGCCGACGACCGCCGCTCGCCCGAGTCCCACATCCGTGAATCCAGCGACCTCAACCCGGCCCCGAACCATCCCGCCGACCCCACGCACCGCGCCTCAGACGGTCACGCGCCGCTTGAGCGCAACGGTCAGCCCTCGGGCGGTTCTGCCCCGCACGCGGCGGACGGCTCGGTCCCGCACGCGGCGGACGGCTCGGTTCCGCACGCGGCGGACGGCTCGGCCCTACACGTGGCGGACGGCTCGGCCCTACACGTGGCGGGCGGTTCTGCCCCGCAGGTGGCGGGCGGTTCTGCCCCGCACGCGGCGGACGGCTCGGTCCCGCACGCGGCGGACGGCTCGGCCCCATACGTGGCGGGTGGTTCGGCCCCGCACGCGCACGCCGCTCCCGTGGCCGGTGAGGGGGCTTACGGCTACGAGGTGCAATACCTGCTCGACGCCCACGCCGACGCGGTGGCCCGCCTGAAGGGCGAACTCTCGACCCTCGGCGACTCCCTGGCGATCGTCGGCACCGGCGAGCCCGGCACGGCCACGTGGAACGTCCACATTCACGTCCCCGCCGCCGGCATCGGCCCCGCCGTGGAAGCGGGTGTGGTCGCGGGCCGGCCGCACCGGATCACGGTCACGCCGCTCGATCAGGCGCAGCACGGGCAGCCCACCGGCCGCGGTGCTGTCGTGGTGGCAGCCGGGGACGGGCTGACCTCGCTGTTCGAGGCCGAGGGGGCCACCGTTGTGGGACGGAACCCGTCCACGGCCGAGATGCTCGACGCGATCGCACGCTCGGGCGCCCATTGCGTGGTGCTGCTGCCCAACGACGCCAACACGCACGCGGTGGCCGTGGCGGCGGCGAGGGAGGCCGAGAAGCTGGGCCGCCAGGTCAGCGTCGTCCCCACCCGCTCGCCGGTGCAGGCGCTGGCCGCCCTGGCCGTACGCGATCCGGAGCGGCCGTTCGCCGACGACGTCATCGCCATGGCGGAGGCCGCGGGCGCCTGCCGTTACGGCGAGGTCTGCACCGCCCAGCGGGATTCGCTCACGGTGGCCGGGCCGTGCCGCGCCGGCGATCTGCTGGGGCTGGTCGACGGCGAGGTGCATGTGATCGGCGACGACCTGGCCCAGGTCAGCGCCCACTTGCTCGACCGCATGCTCGGCGGCGGGGGTGAACTGGCCACGCTCGTGCTCGGCGCCGACGCCCCGGCCGGGCTCGAACACGTCCTGCGCGATCACGTGGGCCGCGGCTGGCCGTTCGTCGAGCTGCATTGTTACGCGGGCGGCCAACCCCGCTACCACCTGCTGGTAGGAGTGGAATGA
- the coaD gene encoding pantetheine-phosphate adenylyltransferase — translation MRRAVCPGSFDPVTNGHLDIVGRASRLFDEVIIGVLINQSKTGLFTIEERIEMLGEATASYENVRVASFHGLLVDFCRSQGAAVVIKGLRAVSDFDYELQMAQMNIGLSGVETLFMPTNPLYSFLSSSLVKDVVKWGGDASAYVPDFVGERLVTRLKQN, via the coding sequence ATGAGACGAGCGGTGTGTCCTGGCTCCTTCGACCCGGTCACCAACGGCCACCTCGACATCGTGGGCCGGGCCTCCCGGCTGTTCGACGAGGTCATCATCGGCGTTCTGATCAATCAGTCGAAAACGGGTCTCTTCACGATCGAGGAACGGATCGAGATGCTCGGCGAGGCGACGGCCTCGTACGAGAACGTCCGGGTTGCCTCGTTCCACGGGCTGCTCGTGGACTTCTGCCGGAGCCAAGGCGCGGCCGTCGTGATCAAGGGGCTGCGCGCGGTCAGCGACTTCGACTACGAGTTGCAGATGGCGCAGATGAACATCGGGCTGTCCGGGGTGGAGACACTCTTCATGCCGACCAACCCGCTCTATTCCTTCCTCTCGTCGAGCCTGGTGAAAGACGTCGTCAAGTGGGGTGGCGACGCCTCGGCGTACGTGCCCGACTTCGTGGGCGAGCGGCTGGTCACGCGTCTCAAGCAGAATTAG
- a CDS encoding LPXTG cell wall anchor domain-containing protein, with product MNLLKSKLRRLTAVAAGTLIGLSGAAFFSSPASAHDSFVKGSATCDTTTGDWVVTWKVFTDNGNEAGAENYRFLKVESYPTPVEGIVHTPDDADPAFPHKSNEPLVGTQRVKGDSGARGAKLEVQVKWSNEWIQYDHKRGFVKFHGKCSKEESPKPEAQLASSCEGVTVTLANGKDATGDANFTIKGSKDFEKKVTVKAGDEPVSVAIPAENAEEVLVFEGDSRKPILVGKWEKPSDCTEGGQAEVGYEVTCDSIIFDIDNTKGDETVTLALKPNKGEAQTLVAKPGETKTLEIKGEKGLVVDATINGEAQEPLKWDELKKPEDCEATATPTPTESSPGEGGGLPVTGPVAGSIAGGAGLLLAAGAVLFFLARRRKVKFTA from the coding sequence GTGAACCTGCTGAAGTCCAAGCTGCGGCGTCTGACCGCCGTGGCTGCCGGAACGCTCATCGGTCTGTCCGGTGCCGCGTTCTTCTCCTCGCCCGCCTCCGCCCACGACAGTTTCGTCAAGGGCAGCGCGACGTGTGACACGACCACTGGTGACTGGGTCGTCACCTGGAAGGTCTTCACCGACAACGGCAACGAGGCCGGCGCGGAGAACTACCGCTTCCTCAAGGTCGAGTCGTACCCGACCCCCGTCGAGGGCATCGTCCACACCCCGGACGACGCCGACCCGGCCTTCCCCCACAAGAGCAACGAGCCGCTCGTCGGCACGCAGCGCGTCAAGGGCGACAGCGGCGCCCGCGGCGCGAAGCTCGAGGTCCAGGTCAAGTGGAGCAACGAGTGGATCCAGTACGACCACAAGCGGGGCTTCGTCAAGTTCCACGGCAAGTGCTCCAAGGAGGAGTCGCCAAAGCCGGAAGCGCAGCTCGCCTCCTCGTGTGAGGGCGTGACCGTCACCCTGGCCAACGGCAAGGACGCCACCGGCGACGCCAACTTCACGATCAAGGGCTCGAAGGACTTCGAGAAGAAGGTCACCGTCAAGGCCGGCGACGAGCCCGTCTCGGTCGCGATCCCGGCCGAGAACGCCGAGGAGGTCCTGGTCTTCGAGGGCGACAGCCGCAAGCCGATCCTGGTCGGCAAGTGGGAGAAGCCGTCGGACTGCACCGAGGGCGGCCAGGCCGAGGTCGGCTACGAGGTCACCTGTGACTCGATCATCTTCGACATCGACAACACCAAGGGCGACGAGACCGTCACCCTGGCCCTCAAGCCGAACAAGGGCGAGGCCCAGACCCTGGTCGCCAAGCCGGGCGAGACCAAGACCCTCGAGATCAAGGGCGAGAAGGGCCTGGTCGTCGACGCCACCATCAACGGTGAGGCGCAGGAGCCGCTGAAGTGGGACGAGCTGAAGAAGCCCGAGGACTGCGAGGCCACCGCGACCCCGACGCCCACCGAGTCCTCCCCCGGTGAGGGTGGCGGCCTGCCCGTCACCGGCCCGGTCGCCGGCAGCATCGCCGGTGGCGCCGGCCTGCTGCTGGCCGCGGGCGCGGTCCTGTTCTTCCTGGCCCGCCGCCGCAAGGTGAAGTTCACCGCCTGA
- a CDS encoding YceD family protein: MPKSSQSHLDPRQPLVVDTTKLPRQPGATRALNRVIPAPVNLGLELISVPEGSDVELDLTLTSVSEGVYVSGRVRGSLQGECGRCLNEINESFDVKIAELFAYADSTTEETTDEDEVGRMQGDLFDLEPALRDAVVLTLPTNPLCRPDCPGLCPECGVHFDDLPADHSHEDVDPRWAALRNLSQTEE, from the coding sequence ATGCCCAAGTCATCACAGAGTCACCTGGACCCCAGGCAGCCGCTTGTCGTCGACACGACGAAGCTCCCGCGGCAGCCTGGCGCGACGCGTGCCCTCAACAGGGTGATCCCGGCACCGGTCAACCTCGGTCTGGAACTGATCTCGGTCCCCGAGGGGTCCGACGTCGAGCTCGATCTGACGCTCACGTCGGTCTCCGAGGGGGTTTATGTCAGCGGCAGGGTCCGCGGCTCGCTCCAGGGCGAGTGCGGTCGTTGCCTCAACGAGATCAACGAGTCCTTCGACGTCAAGATCGCGGAGTTGTTCGCGTATGCGGACAGCACCACGGAGGAGACGACCGACGAGGACGAGGTTGGCCGGATGCAGGGCGACCTGTTCGACCTGGAGCCGGCGTTGCGGGACGCGGTGGTGCTGACGCTGCCGACCAACCCGCTGTGCCGGCCGGATTGCCCAGGCCTGTGCCCCGAGTGCGGGGTGCATTTCGACGACCTTCCGGCGGATCACAGCCACGAGGACGTCGATCCCCGCTGGGCCGCTTTGCGTAACCTGTCACAGACTGAGGAGTAG
- a CDS encoding phosphate acyltransferase PlsX, with protein sequence MGASAPGQATVGEPGAARIAVDLLGGDHAPAVVVDGALRACQADPALHLLLVGPQEAAGEVLRALPPSEHARINTLPIAPGDPVDSWVESGVRSAVLAVAQGAADAVMSAGNTGATVTSAALGLGRCPGVRRPPLAAVLPTRSGRLVLLDVGSSVDPDEETVATHARLGSAYARVVHGVEEPRIGLLTIGAERGKGDRLRRALPTLLAGLDLPGGGRYVGLVEGNDVVTGSIADVVVTDGFTGNVLLKGLETAYAEVGSPHPLVPPRAALLLGVDGTVVVCHGAASGSDLAAGIAFAAQLHRQAAVAAMAEMIETQRGVYE encoded by the coding sequence ATCGGCGCTTCGGCTCCCGGACAGGCAACTGTCGGGGAGCCGGGCGCCGCGCGGATCGCCGTCGACCTCCTCGGCGGGGACCATGCTCCCGCCGTCGTGGTTGACGGCGCTCTGCGCGCCTGCCAGGCCGACCCGGCCCTTCACCTGCTGCTCGTCGGCCCGCAAGAGGCGGCCGGCGAGGTTCTTCGTGCCCTGCCCCCGAGCGAGCACGCGCGGATCAACACGCTGCCCATAGCTCCGGGAGACCCCGTCGACAGCTGGGTCGAGTCCGGAGTGCGCTCGGCCGTGCTCGCGGTCGCTCAGGGCGCCGCCGACGCAGTCATGTCCGCGGGCAACACCGGCGCCACCGTCACCTCGGCCGCGCTCGGTCTGGGCCGCTGCCCCGGGGTGCGCCGTCCGCCGCTCGCCGCGGTGCTGCCCACCCGCTCGGGACGGCTCGTTCTGCTCGACGTGGGCTCCTCGGTCGACCCCGACGAGGAGACCGTCGCCACCCACGCCCGCCTCGGTTCCGCGTACGCGAGAGTGGTTCATGGGGTGGAGGAGCCGCGCATCGGGTTGCTGACCATCGGCGCCGAACGCGGCAAGGGCGACCGCCTGCGCCGCGCCCTGCCCACCCTGCTGGCCGGCCTCGACCTGCCCGGCGGTGGGCGTTACGTGGGCCTGGTCGAGGGCAACGACGTCGTCACCGGGTCGATCGCCGACGTGGTCGTGACCGACGGCTTCACCGGCAACGTCCTGCTCAAGGGGCTGGAGACCGCGTACGCGGAGGTCGGCAGCCCGCATCCGCTGGTTCCGCCCCGCGCCGCCCTGCTCCTCGGCGTCGACGGCACCGTCGTGGTGTGCCACGGCGCCGCGTCCGGCTCGGATCTCGCGGCCGGCATCGCCTTCGCCGCCCAGTTGCATCGCCAAGCCGCGGTCGCGGCGATGGCCGAGATGATCGAAACACAACGAGGTGTCTATGAGTGA
- the rpmB gene encoding 50S ribosomal protein L28: MASVCDVCGKGPGFGHNVSHSHRRTNRRWNPNIQSVRTPAGGGTTKKLKVCTSCIKAGKVVRA, encoded by the coding sequence GTGGCTAGCGTGTGCGACGTCTGTGGCAAGGGACCGGGCTTCGGCCACAACGTGTCCCACTCGCACCGGCGGACCAACCGCCGCTGGAACCCGAACATCCAGTCGGTGCGCACCCCGGCCGGTGGCGGCACGACCAAGAAGCTCAAGGTCTGCACCTCGTGCATCAAGGCCGGCAAGGTCGTCCGCGCCTGA
- the recG gene encoding ATP-dependent DNA helicase RecG, with translation MSETITTTVDTPLAQVLKKHEAKALATHLDLHTAGDLIYHFPRRYDERGEHTDMRGLQIGEQVTVLAQVQSVTVKPMRQRRGNMLEITLGDGSGTTLSCTFFNQAWRERELRRGRWGLFAGKVTDFRGKRQLNSPAYQLLSADATQDEAAEEIEEFAGALIPVYPAAQAVPTWTIARCVRTVLETFQPPKDPLPAAVRVSRDLAGIGMALREIHRPSSRGALEVAKKRLKWDEAFAVQLTLVQRRARAAASPGRSRPRVEGGILAKFDASLPYELTEGQAQVGEEIAADLAKPHPMHRLLQGEVGSGKTLVSVRAMLQVVDAGGQAALLAPTEVLATQHYRGIGAQLGALGRAGELDGDPAGTQLTLITGSLGAAARRAALAKVADGTAGIVVGTHALLYEGVDFHDLGLVVVDEQHRFGVEQRDALRAKAATPPHVLVMTATPIPRTVAMTVYGDLETSVLSQLPRGRSPIASHVVPPEKPAFLDRAWRRVREEVQKGHQAYVVCPRIGEGPSDEDVEPPGDNEPARRPPLAVTEVAPILEEGPLHGLRIAMLHGKLPADEKDAIMRRFAAGDLDVLVATTVIEVGVDVPNATVMIIMDADRFGVSQLHQLRGRVGRGSAPGICLLVTESVEGTPARERLDAVASTTDGFKLSEIDLEQRREGDVLGASQSGKHSHLRLLSLLRDEKLIKEARAEAGALVGDDPDLTRYPELAASVATLVDEERAEYLEKG, from the coding sequence ATGAGCGAGACCATCACCACCACGGTCGACACCCCGCTGGCCCAGGTGCTCAAGAAACACGAGGCCAAGGCGCTCGCCACCCACCTCGACCTGCACACCGCGGGCGATCTGATCTATCACTTCCCGCGACGCTACGACGAGCGCGGTGAGCACACCGACATGCGCGGGCTGCAGATCGGCGAGCAGGTCACCGTGCTGGCCCAGGTGCAGTCGGTGACCGTCAAGCCGATGCGCCAGCGCCGGGGCAACATGCTTGAGATCACCCTCGGCGACGGCTCCGGCACCACCCTGAGCTGCACCTTCTTCAACCAGGCGTGGCGGGAACGCGAGCTGCGCCGCGGCCGGTGGGGGCTGTTCGCGGGCAAGGTCACCGACTTCCGGGGCAAGCGGCAGCTCAACAGCCCCGCCTATCAGCTGCTCAGCGCCGACGCCACGCAGGACGAGGCCGCCGAGGAGATCGAGGAGTTCGCGGGCGCGCTGATCCCGGTTTATCCGGCCGCGCAGGCAGTGCCCACGTGGACGATCGCTCGCTGCGTGCGCACGGTGCTCGAGACGTTCCAGCCGCCGAAAGATCCATTGCCGGCCGCCGTACGGGTCAGTCGCGACCTGGCCGGCATCGGCATGGCCCTGCGGGAGATCCACCGGCCGTCGTCCCGGGGCGCTCTGGAGGTCGCGAAGAAGCGCCTCAAGTGGGACGAGGCCTTCGCGGTGCAGCTCACCCTCGTGCAGCGACGTGCGCGGGCCGCCGCGTCACCCGGCCGTTCGCGCCCCCGCGTCGAGGGCGGCATCCTCGCCAAGTTCGACGCGAGCCTCCCGTACGAGTTGACCGAGGGCCAGGCGCAGGTGGGTGAGGAGATCGCCGCCGACCTGGCGAAGCCTCACCCCATGCACCGTCTGCTGCAGGGCGAGGTCGGCTCGGGCAAGACGCTGGTCTCCGTGCGCGCGATGCTGCAGGTGGTCGACGCCGGGGGTCAGGCCGCCCTGCTCGCCCCGACCGAGGTGCTCGCCACCCAGCACTACCGCGGCATCGGCGCGCAGCTGGGGGCGCTCGGCCGGGCCGGTGAGCTCGACGGCGACCCCGCGGGCACCCAGCTCACCCTGATCACCGGCTCGCTCGGCGCGGCTGCCCGCCGTGCGGCGCTGGCCAAGGTGGCCGACGGCACGGCCGGCATCGTGGTCGGCACGCACGCCCTGCTCTACGAGGGCGTCGACTTCCACGATCTGGGCCTGGTCGTGGTCGACGAGCAGCACCGCTTCGGCGTCGAGCAGCGGGATGCCCTGCGCGCCAAGGCCGCCACCCCGCCCCACGTCCTGGTCATGACGGCCACCCCCATTCCCCGTACGGTCGCCATGACCGTCTACGGCGATCTTGAGACTTCGGTGTTGTCGCAGCTCCCGCGCGGCCGTTCGCCGATCGCCTCGCACGTCGTGCCGCCCGAGAAACCCGCGTTCCTCGACCGCGCCTGGCGACGGGTGCGCGAGGAGGTGCAGAAGGGCCATCAGGCGTACGTGGTCTGCCCGCGCATCGGCGAGGGCCCCAGCGACGAGGACGTGGAACCGCCCGGCGACAACGAGCCCGCCCGCCGGCCGCCGCTCGCGGTCACCGAGGTGGCGCCGATCCTCGAGGAGGGCCCGCTGCACGGCCTGCGCATCGCGATGCTGCACGGCAAGCTGCCGGCCGACGAGAAAGACGCGATCATGCGCAGGTTCGCCGCCGGCGACCTCGATGTTCTGGTGGCGACCACGGTGATCGAGGTCGGCGTCGACGTCCCCAACGCCACCGTCATGATCATCATGGATGCCGACCGGTTCGGCGTCTCGCAGCTGCACCAGTTGCGCGGCCGGGTGGGCCGGGGTTCGGCGCCGGGCATCTGCTTGCTGGTCACCGAGTCGGTCGAGGGCACACCGGCCCGCGAGCGGTTGGACGCGGTCGCCTCGACCACCGACGGTTTCAAGCTCAGCGAGATCGACCTGGAACAGCGCCGCGAGGGTGACGTGCTGGGCGCCTCCCAGTCGGGCAAGCACTCTCACCTGCGCCTGCTCTCGCTGCTGCGCGACGAGAAACTGATCAAGGAAGCTCGGGCCGAGGCCGGCGCCCTGGTCGGCGACGATCCCGATCTGACCCGCTATCCCGAGCTGGCCGCCTCGGTGGCCACGCTCGTCGACGAGGAACGCGCCGAGTACCTGGAGAAGGGATGA